A single genomic interval of Aedes aegypti strain LVP_AGWG chromosome 1, AaegL5.0 Primary Assembly, whole genome shotgun sequence harbors:
- the LOC110680661 gene encoding uncharacterized protein LOC110680661 produces the protein MMGIQAAASSSNNKRKYEDTSATTTQDNETSINPAAEISSVGPSSAAEHQNAANGQPAPSDDGVSPCKSPRLEQPAAELNESTVELNSSEELSTISSSTITVTSTAASTVATSSSCISITTSTLAASPLISGAPTTIAPINSPLLLPPAPPAEDSIAKLEAVAVPGETGWNCDPIVDPISKLQAVAVPGETWGSDSTRSTLATTLLAADDLDDDDDDFEDDFDDDETILPSYSPIRYPCSPNRGYMPAYPKPGYFPEPYQNCSRMNAANNGAQQYSNRGYGWSQHGYYSPPYEAPSSQQTIRCAENGKSYFELGSANYSNVNQFGAQARHLKRCCDGRNMSCNNKQCYKERRLKMMNLSMFKLARFRQASDQSLYRSVLICNTLKSIEREIDNENKEFSHQQHMQQQHPHLYHAPPPPPPHHLHHPHPPPQQPPPLPQAQSEYGPLYNGINSRIGGSDKQQASKFSDISNNGSSNYSRLQGSNTTTQSTPSYGPNASEQQTTTITTQLSPYDQQTPPQQHHLSPMTTASTTTLPASSPHHNHPLKDPQSGRATPFPSTNGSSSSLTNGYHDGDSGFGDDDCTRPINWGSVLSLSSQSALDPLNNNDLFVTSPSVAVSVVNDSHHTANVTVLASNDNCDSSSSLALSQSGSSSSCLSGSDGSSISSVSNSDSSSDSNHTTDSTIPASSSSGSNSSSTTTLTSLTTLTTTSHCDLNLTTLTTSPSPLLSSCASALQYHSSTNGSNWDLAYLDMDMDEMFPNCYKITSFNSEVDMLGLKSPMLEPSKVVCDNDMDSFTTHIMVGS, from the coding sequence aTGATGGGTATCCAAGCGGCAGCTAGCAGCAGCAATAACAAgcgcaagtacgaagatacgaGTGCCACCACAACCCAAGACAATGAAACCAGTATCAACCCAGCGGCAGAAATCAGCTCCGTTGGGCCATCCTCGGCGGCTGAGCATCAGAACGCCGCCAATGGGCAACCGGCACCCTCGGACGATGGAGTGAGTCCGTGCAAGAGCCCACGACTGGAACAACCAGCCGCAGAGCTAAATGAATCCACAGTGGAACTCAATAGTTCGGAAGAATTATCAACCATTAGCAGTAGCACCATCACAGTGACGTCAACAGCGGCATCGACCGTAGCAACTAGCAGTAGCTGCATCAGTATAACAACATCCACCTTAGCAGCGTCCCCGCTCATCTCCGGTGCACCAACAACGATAGCCCCCATCAACAGTCCATTGTTGTTGCCTCCAGCGCCACCCGCCGAAGACAGCATAGCCAAGCTGGAAGCGGTAGCCGTTCCCGGCGAAACGGGATGGAATTGTGATCCGATCGTTGATCCAATCAGTAAACTACAAGCTGTAGCCGTACCGGGCGAAACGTGGGGATCGGACAGCACCAGGTCAACGCTGGCGACGACTCTGTTGGCCGCGGATGATCtagatgacgatgatgatgacttCGAGGATGACTTCGATGATGATGAAACGATATTGCCTAGCTACTCGCCCATTCGTTATCCATGTTCACCTAACCGAGGATACATGCCGGCGTATCCAAAGCCAGGTTACTTCCCGGAACCGTACCAGAATTGCTCCCGTATGAACGCGGCCAACAATGGCGCCCAACAGTATTCTAATCGCGGGTACGGATGGAGCCAACATGGCTACTACTCTCCTCCATATGAAGCGCCATCCTCGCAGCAAACGATAAGATGTGCGGAAAATGGAAAATCCTACTTCGAGTTGGGTAGTGCCAACTACAGCAACGTAAACCAGTTCGGTGCTCAAGCGCGGCATCTAAAACGATGCTGCGATGGACGCAATATGTCGTGCAATAACAAGCAATGCTACAAGGAACGACGCTTGAAGATGATGAACCTATCCATGTTCAAACTTGCCAGGTTCCGGCAGGCTTCCGATCAATCCCTGTACCGATCGGTCCTTATCTGCAATACTCTCAAATCCATTGAGCGAGAAATTGACAACGAGAACAAAGAGTTCAGCCATCAACAGCACATGCAGCAACAGCATCCCCATCTATACCATGCGCCTCCTCCTCCACCTCCGCATCATCTACATCATCCTCACCCTCCGCCCCAACAACCGCCACCACTACCGCAAGCCCAAAGCGAGTATGGCCCACTGTATAATGGCATCAACAGTCGGATAGGTGGGTCCGACAAGCAGCAAGCTTCTAAGTTTAGTGATATTAGCAATAACGGCAGCAGTAACTACAGTAGACTTCAAGGCAGCAATACAACGACTCAGTCGACACCTAGTTACGGACCGAATGCATCCGAGCAGCAAACTACGACTATCACTACGCAATTATCGCCCTACGACCAGCAAACGCCACCACAGCAGCATCACCTCAGTCCCATGACGACCGCATCCACAACGACGCTTCCGGCGTCAAGTCCCCATCACAATCACCCATTGAAGGATCCACAATCAGGTCGGGCGACTCCCTTTCCGTCTACTAACGGCAGCAGCAGCTCTCTCACCAACGGTTATCACGACGGTGATTCCGGCTTCGGCGACGACGACTGTACCCGCCCAATCAACTGGGGCTCGGTACTAAGCCTATCCTCGCAATCCGCGCTCGATCCGTTGAACAACAACGACCTCTTTGTAACTTCACCGAGCGTAGCGGTTAGCGTCGTCAACGACAGCCATCACACAGCCAACGTGACGGTACTAGCGAGTAACGATAATTGTGATAGTAGCTCTAGTTTAGCATTAAGTCAATCCGGGTCGTCTTCGTCCTGTCTCTCCGGCAGCGACGGTAGCTCGATTAGCAGTGTAAGCAATAGTGATAGCAGCAGTGACAGCAATCATACGACAGACAGTACCATCCCTGCCAGCAGTTCCTCCGGATCGAATTCCTCCAGTACAACCACTCTCACCTCCTTAACTACCCTAACGACGACCAGTCATTGTGATCTTAACCTTACAACCCTTACCACGTCTCCTTCCCCGCTTCTCTCGTCCTGTGCGTCGGCACTTCAGTACCATTCCAGTACCAATGGTTCCAACTGGGACCTCGCATATCTGGACATGGACATGGACGAAATGTTTCCCAACTGCTACAAGATAACTTCGTTCAACTCGGAAGTTGACATGCTGGGACTCAAATCGCCCATGTTAGAACCGAGCAAAGTGGTCTGTGATAACGATATGGATTCCTTTACGACTCACATCATGGTTGGGAGTTAG